A window from Primulina eburnea isolate SZY01 chromosome 2, ASM2296580v1, whole genome shotgun sequence encodes these proteins:
- the LOC140823952 gene encoding pheophytinase, chloroplastic-like, which produces MMEILSCHTSQRHYIANLKCGVSGLNSPSQAYPIVREKGIFWVVLKSTCKPSRYSRMHNLKSKRIVQCWPSKTVCSIKRRKHANTHVLTETNNSYVLSGEEGEIIVTGNGQSIPKVLIPSLPDNENGNKVSPISSCFWEWKPNLNVHYETSGSENVNSPPVLFLPGFGVGSFHYEKQLKDLGHDHRAWALDFLGQGKSLPLQDPTFRSNAGSKSALDGESNAWGFGDETETWAKDLVYSVDLWRDQVRYFIEEVIKEPVYLVGNSLGGFVALYFAASHPELVKGVILLNATPFWGFLPNPARYPRFSRLFPWAGTFPLPSNVRKLVDIVWQKISDPKSIAEILKQVYADHLTNVDDVFSRIIETTQHPAAAASFVSIMFAPQAKLSFKETLARCRIENIPVCLMYGKEDPWVRPVWGLQVKGALPDAPYYEMSPAGHCPHDEVPEVVNYLLRGWIKNVESKGSAVLPLLDDLESAGYSNVSKDLEFSRDGSKKSVRVKFRGNTTFSFREWLNFHFKKRIP; this is translated from the exons ATGATGGAAATTCTTTCTTGCCATACATCACAACGCCATTACATTGCAAATCTCAAATGTGGTGTATCGGGCTTAAATTCACCTTCCCAAGCGTATCCTATTGTAAGAGAAAAAGGGATTTTTTGGGTTGTACTTAAATCGACATGCAAACCTTCAAGATATTCTCGCATGCATAATCTGAAATCAAAGAGAATTGTCCAGTGCTGGCCTTCTAAAACAGTTTGCTCTATAAAAAGACGTAAACATGCTAACACTCATGTCTTAACTGAAACTAATAACTCTTATGTGCTTTCTGGTGAAGAAGGTGAAATTATTGTGACTGGTAATGGCCAGTCAATACCAAAGGTCTTGATTCCTAGTTTGCCGGATAATGAGAATGGCAATAAGGTCTCTCCCATTAGCAGCTGTTTTTGGGAATGGAAGCCAAATTTAAATGTTCATTATGAAACTTCAGGGTCTGAGAATGTAAATTCACCACCGGTGCTTTTCCTTCCTGGCTTTGGTGTGGGCTCGTTTCACTATGAAAAGCAGCTTAAAGATCTTGGCCATGACCATAGAGCATGGGCGCTAGATTTTCTGGGTCAGGGAAAATCTTTACCATTGCAAGATCCAACATTTAGGTCTAATGCTGGAAGTAAATCTGCGTTAGACGGAGAAAGTAACGCTTGGGGTTTTGGAGATGAAACTGAAACTTGGGCGAAAGATTTAGTTTATTCCGTTGACTTGTGGAGAGACCAAGTTCGCTATTTTATTGAAGAG GTGATTAAAGAACCTGTTTATCTCGTGGGAAATTCACTTGGAGGCTTTGTGGCACTCTATTTTGCGGCAAGCCACCCTGAGCTGGTGAAAGGTGTGATCTTGCTCAATGCAACTCCTTTTTGGGGATTTCTCCCAAATCCTGCAAGATATCCAAGATTTTCGAGACTCTTTCCCTGGGCAGGAACATTTCCTCTCCCTTCCAATGTCAGGAAGCTAGTAGATATTGT ATGGCAAAAAATTAGCGACCCAAAAAGTATTGCTGAAATATTGAAGCAAGTATATGCAGATCACTTGACAAACGTTGATGATGTGTTTTCTCGTATAATCGAAACGACACAGCATCCTGCCGCAGCTGCATCATTTGTCTCGATAATGTTTGCTCCTCAGGCAAAGCTTTCTTTCAAAGAAACTTTAGCTAG GTGTCGAATTGAGAATATACCGGTTTGTCTGATGTATGGAAAGGAAGATCCTTGGGTGAGACCGGTTTGGGGTTTGCAGGTGAAAGGGGCGTTACCGGATGCTCCATATTACGAAATGAGTCCAGCTGGTCACTGTCCTCATGATGAAGTTCCGGAG GTGGTGAATTATCTTCTGCGTGGTTGGATAAAGAATGTGGAATCAAAAGGCAGTGCAGTACTGCCTTTGCTTGATGATTTGGAGAGCGCCGGGTATAGTAATGTGAGTAAAGATTTGGAGTTTAGCAGGGACGGATCCAAGAAATCAGTACGGGTGAAATTTCGTGGCAACACCACTTTTTCTTTCCGGGAATGGCTAAACTTTCATTTCAAGAAAAGGATTCCTTGA
- the LOC140824407 gene encoding uncharacterized protein has product MATSPLPVISAASASDSFTSFITHHMLNGQNYLAWSRSVLMFVSGKGKDDYLIGIIQAPEVDDPGYRVWKTNNNMVKTWLISSMTTDIGEGFLMYDTAAEIWDHARTTYSNIDNTSELFEIESSLHDLRQGDSSVTHYYTSLVRLWQKLDLYDQHKWTCPTDAHLYNKIIETKRVFKMLSGLNNELDDVRGRILGIKPLPSLEEAFSSVRHLESRRKVMMGETPLSSSTPVEALAMYSSDSNQPFAAKATSDNKPRKPRPYCDHCRKLGHTRETCWKIHGKPPYHSSDPESKANTATLSPPSPSNLFSKELLDLLHSIILQPINHRQQAQAM; this is encoded by the coding sequence ATGGCCACCTCACCTTTACCAGTTATCTCTGCTGCTTCAGCGTCAGATTCTTTTACCAGTTTCATCACACATCACATGCTTAATGGCCAAAACTACTTAGCATGGTCCAGATCAGTTTTGATGTTTGTGAGTGGTAAAGGCAAGGACGACTACCTGATTGGAATAATTCAAGCTCCAGAAGTAGACGATCCAGGCTATAGAGTATGGAAGACCAATAACAACATGGTAAAAACATGGCTCATCAGCTCCATGACCACTGATATCGGTGAAGGATTTCTGATGTATGACACTGCAGCAGAGATATGGGATCACGCAAGAACAACATACTCCAACATCGATAACACGTCTGAGCTCTTCGAGATAGAGAGCAGCCTTCATGACCTCCGACAAGGCGATTCCTCAGTCACTCACTACTACACCTCCCTTGTTCGACTTTGGCAGAAACTAGACCTCTACGATCAACACAAGTGGACATGCCCTACAGATGCCCATCTCTATAACAAAATCATTGAGACCAAGCGTGTGTTCAAGATGTTATCCGGACTGAATAATGAGCTTGATGATGTCAGGGGCCGTATTCTCGGTATCAAGCCATTACCGTCACTTGAAGAAGCATTCTCATCTGTTCGACATTTAGAAAGTCGGCGGAAAGTCATGATGGGCGAGACACCATTGTCATCTTCAACCCCTGTGGAGGCATTGGCGATGTACTCATCGGACTCCAACCAGCCATTTGCGGCAAAAGCTACATCTGACAATAAACCACGAAAGCCACGTCCGTATTGCGATCATTGCCGGAAGCTCGGACATACTCGTGAGACGTGTTGGAAAATTCATGGAAAGCCACCCTACCATTCTAGTGATCCAGAAAGCAAGGCCAACACTGCAACCTTAAGCCCACCATCACCTTCCAATTTATTTAGTAAGGAGCTGCTTGATCTTCTTCACAGCATCATCCTCCAGCCCATAAATCACCGCCAGCAGGCTCAAGCAATGTAG
- the LOC140824851 gene encoding uncharacterized protein codes for MAASVSATSTAPFSIPLSSDLFGCRRQGPTSLSWSSSLPNIKIDAHHFIPTRNLSQGFVVEAAWTRRSRGEAAKKPNRKSWKQRTDMYMRPFLLNVFFSKRFVHAKVMHRGTSKVISVATTNAKDLRNTLPSLTDNEACRVIGKLIAERSKEADVFAMSYELKMNERVEGRLAIVLDTIQANGIVFV; via the exons ATGGCGGCTTCCGTATCTGCTACCTCTACTGCACCATTCTCTATCCCTCTTTCCTCTGACCTCTTTGGGTGTAGAAGACAAGGACCCACCTCTCTTTCGTGGTCTTCTTCTCTTCCAAACATCAAAATCGACGCCCACCATTTCATTCCAACTCGCAATCTTTCTCAG GGATTTGTTGTTGAAGCAGCTTGGACGAGGAGATCCCGTGGTGAAGCTGCCAAGAAACCCAACAGAAAATCATGGAAACAAAGGACAGATATGTACATGCGACCCTTCTTGCTGAACGTATTCTTTTCCAAACGCTTTGTCCATGCCAAAGTAATGCACCGAGGAACCAGCAAAGTCATATCAGTCGCAACCACGAACGCCAAGGATCTGAGGAACACGTTGCCTTCCCTAACGGACAACGAAGCCTGCAGGGTCATTGGCAAGTTGATTGCTGAGCGATCCAAGGAAGCCGATGTGTTTGCCATGTCGTACGAGCTCAAGATGAACGAACGTGTCGAGGGAAGGCTTGCAATTGTTCTTGATACTATCCAGGCGAATGGTATCGTATTTGTTTGA